A region from the Prevotella melaninogenica genome encodes:
- a CDS encoding phosphatase PAP2 family protein has product MKHFIIDLFKLEKKPVKGLMAYEWVVMAYLLLTLIVIFLMYTTLNNPQAMIFGRLRIVALTAAMWLVYRIVPCRATRFARVGVQLGLLAWWYPDTFEINRHLPNLDYLFAQWEQDLFGCQPALLFSKALPGSVFSELFDMGYAAYYPMIAATAVYYFGWYYKEFNRATFIILSSFFLYYIVFLFVPVAGPTFYYKAIGMQNVVAGVFPNIHDYFNHNQTCLPSPGYTDGIFYHLVESAKATGERPTAAFPSSHVGVSTICMLLLWHDRNYKFLAALAPLYLLLCCATVYIQAHYLIDAIVGFVSACILFAILLRISRKMITK; this is encoded by the coding sequence ATGAAACATTTCATCATAGACTTATTCAAATTAGAAAAGAAACCCGTAAAAGGACTTATGGCATACGAGTGGGTGGTAATGGCTTACTTGCTGTTGACACTCATCGTCATCTTCCTTATGTACACCACCTTAAACAACCCACAGGCAATGATCTTCGGACGGCTTCGCATCGTGGCGTTGACAGCTGCCATGTGGCTTGTCTATCGCATAGTACCTTGTAGAGCGACTCGCTTTGCACGTGTTGGCGTACAGTTAGGACTGCTTGCTTGGTGGTATCCTGACACGTTTGAAATCAATAGGCACCTGCCCAACCTCGACTATCTCTTTGCACAATGGGAGCAAGACCTCTTTGGTTGTCAACCAGCTCTGCTCTTCTCAAAGGCTTTGCCTGGTTCTGTCTTCAGCGAGTTATTCGATATGGGGTATGCAGCCTATTATCCAATGATTGCCGCAACAGCTGTCTATTACTTCGGATGGTATTATAAGGAGTTCAACAGAGCAACCTTCATCATCTTGTCTTCGTTCTTCCTTTATTACATTGTCTTCCTCTTTGTGCCTGTTGCTGGTCCTACGTTCTATTACAAGGCAATAGGTATGCAGAACGTTGTAGCAGGTGTCTTCCCTAATATACACGATTACTTCAATCACAACCAGACTTGTTTACCAAGTCCTGGATACACAGATGGTATCTTCTATCACCTTGTTGAGTCTGCCAAAGCCACTGGAGAACGTCCTACTGCAGCCTTCCCAAGCTCACACGTTGGTGTCAGCACCATCTGTATGTTGCTCCTTTGGCACGATCGTAACTATAAGTTCTTAGCAGCATTGGCACCTCTCTATCTCCTCCTTTGCTGTGCCACAGTCTATATCCAAGCGCATTATCTCATTGATGCCATCGTTGGTTTCGTCTCTGCCTGCATCCTTTTTGCCATCCTCTTACGCATATCAAGAAAGATGATAACGAAATAA
- a CDS encoding NAD-dependent epimerase/dehydratase family protein, with the protein MKKILITGASGFIGSFLVEEALRRGMETWAVVRRTSSREYLQDERIHFIELDFSSVGKLKEQLSGHQFDYVVHAAGVTKCLNKEDFFRVNRDGTRNFAEALQTLHQPLERFVFLSSLSIFGAIREQQPYKEIEPTDTPQPNTAYGKSKLEAEQLLPSSFPYVILRPTGVYGPREKDYFLMAKSIKGHSDFAVGYKQQDITFVYVKDVVQATFLALDHGKTGSAYFLSDGNVYQSTTFSDLIHEELGRPWWIRITAPIWVLRVVTFFGDLIGQMTGKISALNNDKYQILKQRNWRCNIRPAIEELGYKPEYDLKRGVKETIKWYKKEGWL; encoded by the coding sequence ATGAAAAAGATACTTATAACAGGCGCATCGGGCTTCATTGGCTCCTTTCTCGTGGAGGAAGCACTGCGCAGGGGTATGGAAACTTGGGCGGTAGTACGCCGTACTTCCTCACGAGAATACCTACAAGATGAGCGTATTCATTTCATAGAATTAGACTTCTCATCTGTCGGTAAACTAAAAGAACAGCTCTCTGGACATCAGTTTGACTATGTTGTTCATGCAGCAGGCGTTACGAAATGTCTGAACAAGGAAGACTTCTTCCGTGTCAATCGTGATGGTACACGTAACTTTGCAGAGGCACTTCAAACCCTTCACCAGCCATTAGAGCGATTTGTTTTCCTCTCAAGTCTTAGTATCTTTGGTGCTATCAGAGAGCAACAACCTTATAAAGAGATTGAGCCAACAGATACTCCACAGCCTAACACGGCTTATGGTAAGAGTAAGTTAGAGGCTGAACAGTTGCTGCCATCTTCTTTCCCTTATGTCATCTTGCGCCCAACTGGCGTATATGGACCACGTGAGAAAGATTACTTCCTGATGGCAAAGAGTATCAAGGGACACAGCGACTTTGCTGTTGGCTACAAACAGCAAGATATCACTTTTGTATATGTAAAGGACGTTGTGCAGGCTACTTTCCTCGCACTCGACCATGGAAAGACGGGCAGTGCCTACTTCCTAAGCGATGGTAATGTCTACCAGAGTACTACCTTTAGCGACCTCATCCACGAGGAATTAGGTCGCCCTTGGTGGATCCGCATCACAGCTCCGATATGGGTGCTGCGTGTCGTAACGTTCTTCGGCGACCTTATCGGACAAATGACGGGTAAGATTTCTGCTTTGAACAATGATAAATACCAGATTCTAAAACAACGTAACTGGCGTTGTAACATCCGTCCTGCGATTGAGGAGTTAGGCTATAAGCCTGAATATGACCTCAAACGAGGTGTGAAAGAGACGATAAAATGGTATAAAAAAGAAGGCTGGCTATAA
- the rnr gene encoding ribonuclease R has translation MRKEKKGSKRLTKKQLAEKLMSFFQTQPEETFSFKQIFHALKLTTHPAKMLAIDVMEELAWDDFLSKVGESAYTLNTKGQVQEGTFIRKANGKNTFLPEDGGTPVFVSERNSMAALNGDHVRVQFMARRQNHIKEAMVIAILQRKKDTFVGRLRVEKDIAFLVTQENLFIHDILIPKKKLKGGKTDDRALVKITKWPDADHKNLVGEVVDVLGEAGDNDVEMNTILAQYGLPYKYPKRVEEAAEKISAEITAQDYAEREDFRDVWTCTIDPKDAKDFDDALSIRKLENGLWEVGVHIADVSHYVKEGDIIDREAQQRATSVYLVDRTIPMLPERLCNFICSLRPDEEKLAFSCIFNLDDEANVKAYRIVHTVIKSNRRYAYEEAQQILEDNGVVDGIGEPAPKPGKAGYKGENAEQIITLDRLAKQIRARRMKAGSVKFDSEELHFDIDEKGKPIRCYFKRSKDANKLIEEFMLLANRTVAESIGIVKKGKKAKTLPYRVHDNPDPQKFENLREFTAKFGYKLKSASTKGATARALNKLMDDVQGKREEKVIQTIALRSMMKAKYTTHNIGHFGLAFDYYTHFTSPIRRYPDTMVHRLITRYQNGGRSANKDHYEELCEHCSDMELVAQNAERDSIKYKMVEFMSEHIGECYDAHISGIQSFGIYAEIDENHCEGMIPMRDLDDDYYDFDEKNYCLVGRRRHHVYQLGDPIRIQVAKADLERRQLDFALDDGRPLKAKQTAAEYAVNRKNDRKSSKRGSKSRRRK, from the coding sequence ATGAGGAAAGAAAAGAAAGGCAGCAAGCGATTGACCAAGAAACAGCTTGCGGAGAAACTCATGAGTTTCTTTCAGACACAACCCGAAGAGACATTTAGCTTTAAACAGATATTTCATGCACTCAAGCTCACCACCCATCCTGCCAAGATGCTGGCAATAGATGTGATGGAGGAATTGGCGTGGGACGACTTCCTGTCAAAGGTTGGAGAGAGTGCTTACACGTTGAATACCAAGGGACAGGTGCAGGAGGGTACCTTTATCCGCAAGGCAAATGGTAAAAATACATTCCTGCCAGAGGACGGTGGTACACCCGTCTTTGTCTCTGAGCGTAATTCTATGGCGGCTTTGAACGGCGACCATGTGAGAGTTCAGTTTATGGCACGCCGTCAGAACCATATCAAAGAGGCAATGGTCATCGCGATACTGCAACGGAAGAAAGACACCTTCGTTGGAAGGTTGCGTGTCGAGAAGGACATTGCCTTCCTTGTAACACAGGAGAATCTCTTTATTCACGATATCCTTATCCCTAAGAAGAAACTAAAGGGAGGAAAGACAGACGACCGTGCTTTGGTGAAGATTACCAAGTGGCCTGATGCCGACCATAAAAACCTTGTGGGCGAAGTGGTGGATGTCTTAGGTGAGGCAGGTGATAATGATGTGGAGATGAATACCATCCTTGCACAGTACGGATTGCCTTATAAATATCCAAAACGTGTCGAGGAGGCTGCCGAGAAGATTAGTGCTGAGATTACAGCGCAGGACTATGCGGAGCGTGAAGACTTCCGTGACGTATGGACTTGTACGATAGACCCAAAGGATGCAAAGGACTTTGACGATGCACTCTCTATCCGAAAGCTGGAGAACGGATTATGGGAAGTGGGCGTACATATTGCTGATGTGTCGCATTATGTCAAAGAAGGCGATATTATCGACCGTGAAGCTCAGCAACGTGCAACGTCGGTTTATCTTGTAGACCGCACTATTCCGATGCTTCCCGAGCGTCTTTGTAACTTTATCTGTTCGCTCCGTCCAGATGAGGAGAAACTTGCTTTCAGTTGTATCTTCAACCTTGACGATGAAGCAAACGTAAAGGCTTACCGCATTGTGCACACTGTTATCAAGTCGAATCGTCGTTATGCTTACGAAGAGGCACAACAGATACTGGAAGACAATGGCGTTGTTGATGGTATTGGCGAACCTGCTCCAAAGCCGGGAAAGGCTGGATATAAGGGCGAGAATGCCGAACAAATCATCACGCTCGACCGTCTTGCAAAGCAGATTCGTGCACGTCGTATGAAGGCGGGAAGTGTTAAATTCGATTCTGAAGAGCTCCACTTCGACATTGATGAGAAGGGCAAGCCAATCCGTTGTTACTTTAAGCGTTCAAAGGATGCCAACAAGTTGATTGAAGAATTTATGCTATTAGCTAACAGAACAGTAGCTGAAAGCATCGGCATAGTGAAGAAAGGCAAGAAAGCAAAGACCCTTCCTTACCGTGTTCATGACAATCCTGACCCACAGAAGTTCGAGAACTTGCGTGAGTTCACAGCTAAGTTTGGTTATAAACTCAAGTCTGCCAGCACTAAGGGTGCTACTGCTCGTGCGTTGAACAAGCTGATGGACGATGTTCAGGGTAAGCGTGAAGAGAAGGTGATACAGACGATTGCACTTCGTTCGATGATGAAGGCGAAATATACTACGCACAACATCGGTCACTTCGGACTTGCTTTCGATTATTATACCCACTTCACTTCTCCTATTCGTCGTTATCCTGACACTATGGTTCATCGCTTGATAACACGCTATCAGAATGGTGGTCGCTCGGCTAATAAGGACCATTACGAGGAACTTTGTGAGCATTGTTCAGATATGGAGCTCGTTGCACAGAATGCTGAACGCGACTCTATCAAGTATAAGATGGTTGAGTTTATGAGCGAGCATATCGGTGAATGCTATGATGCACACATATCTGGTATTCAGAGTTTCGGTATCTATGCGGAGATAGATGAGAACCATTGCGAGGGTATGATACCAATGCGTGACCTCGATGATGACTATTACGACTTCGACGAGAAGAACTATTGTCTTGTTGGTCGTCGTCGTCACCACGTCTACCAGCTTGGTGATCCTATCCGCATACAGGTGGCTAAGGCCGATTTAGAGCGTAGACAACTCGACTTCGCACTTGATGATGGTCGCCCATTAAAGGCTAAGCAGACCGCTGCAGAGTATGCTGTAAATAGGAAGAACGACCGAAAGAGCAGCAAGCGTGGTAGCAAGAGCCGCAGAAGAAAGTAG
- the trhA gene encoding PAQR family membrane homeostasis protein TrhA: MRRKIFFSHKEELWNSWSHSGGIVLGVVFGTIFLVWCSKERSGWATVGVILYLVGMLFSYITSTVYHALSAHSVWKERLRKWDHAAIYWHIAGSYSPITLIALRNHGAWGWGLFAFVWLCAILGTISSFRKLRDHSNLETLTFIGMGLSVLVAFKPLVDALETQSLVWIFAEGVMYITGALFYSLNKRKYMHTVFHFFVLAGSICHIIAVWGILMEYL, translated from the coding sequence GTGAGACGAAAGATATTCTTTTCACACAAAGAGGAACTATGGAACTCATGGAGTCATAGTGGAGGAATCGTACTGGGCGTAGTGTTCGGTACGATTTTCCTTGTTTGGTGCTCTAAGGAGCGGTCTGGTTGGGCAACAGTGGGTGTGATATTATATCTTGTCGGGATGCTTTTCAGTTATATCACGTCGACCGTCTATCATGCCCTCTCTGCTCATTCTGTATGGAAAGAACGGTTGCGGAAGTGGGACCATGCCGCTATTTATTGGCATATAGCAGGTTCTTATTCGCCCATAACACTGATAGCCTTGCGCAATCATGGTGCTTGGGGATGGGGCTTGTTTGCCTTTGTATGGCTCTGTGCAATACTTGGCACCATCTCATCCTTCCGTAAACTGCGTGACCATAGTAACTTAGAAACGTTGACATTCATCGGTATGGGGCTATCAGTATTGGTCGCCTTCAAACCATTAGTCGATGCTTTAGAAACGCAATCACTCGTCTGGATCTTTGCAGAAGGAGTCATGTATATCACTGGTGCACTGTTTTATTCGCTCAACAAGCGTAAGTATATGCACACAGTATTCCACTTCTTTGTCCTTGCAGGTAGTATTTGTCATATCATAGCTGTGTGGGGAATCCTAATGGAATACCTATGA
- a CDS encoding C1 family peptidase has translation MKKSIFIFLTCFVLISCGQQRSRVDIPKEKFTIDLRLPATPVKDQGASSLCWVYGMLATLETEHIMRGDSVNLSPDYVARMYLSEQANRRRLLPNKVIQKEAGITTRGMCTMALDLIQTYGLQHYDAYRHKPDMDYNVLCRKLDKGNDAEKLLDKYIGPLPNQVFMLGALYTPLEFAHSVCTDDEYVALTSFTHHPYGQRFPLEVPDSYFHNTFLNVPLDTMVNRIVQSLRAGHPVCWEGDISEPGFLFGNGFAVLKHEDKKMTAERRQDSFEAHRTTDDHVMEIVGLAHDQHGRRFFLCKNSWGTANRYGGFMFLSENYVRMKTIAVVLRAI, from the coding sequence ATGAAGAAAAGTATCTTTATATTCTTGACATGTTTTGTGTTAATAAGCTGTGGGCAGCAACGGAGTAGGGTGGATATTCCAAAGGAGAAATTCACTATTGATCTGCGTCTTCCTGCTACCCCAGTGAAGGATCAAGGGGCGAGCTCGCTCTGTTGGGTCTATGGTATGCTTGCAACCCTTGAGACAGAACACATCATGCGGGGTGATTCTGTAAACTTAAGTCCTGACTATGTGGCACGTATGTACCTTAGTGAGCAGGCAAATCGTCGTCGTTTACTCCCTAATAAGGTCATTCAGAAGGAGGCTGGTATCACAACGCGTGGTATGTGTACCATGGCACTCGACCTTATACAAACCTATGGTTTGCAGCATTATGATGCCTATCGTCATAAGCCAGATATGGACTATAACGTTCTTTGTCGTAAGTTGGATAAGGGCAATGATGCGGAGAAACTATTGGATAAGTATATCGGTCCGCTACCAAATCAGGTCTTTATGTTAGGCGCATTATACACTCCATTAGAGTTTGCACATAGCGTATGCACTGATGATGAGTATGTAGCACTAACCAGTTTCACACATCATCCTTACGGACAACGCTTCCCTTTGGAAGTACCTGATAGTTACTTTCATAACACTTTCCTTAATGTTCCACTCGACACGATGGTGAACCGCATTGTTCAGAGTTTACGAGCAGGACATCCTGTGTGCTGGGAAGGCGACATATCAGAGCCCGGTTTCTTATTTGGAAATGGCTTTGCTGTGTTGAAACATGAAGACAAAAAGATGACAGCAGAGCGTCGGCAGGATTCTTTTGAGGCACATCGTACGACGGATGATCACGTTATGGAAATCGTTGGATTGGCCCACGACCAGCACGGCCGTCGCTTCTTCCTCTGCAAGAATAGCTGGGGAACAGCCAATCGCTACGGTGGTTTTATGTTCTTAAGTGAGAACTATGTGCGCATGAAGACCATTGCCGTGGTGCTTCGAGCTATTTAA
- the tnpB gene encoding IS66 family insertion sequence element accessory protein TnpB (TnpB, as the term is used for proteins encoded by IS66 family insertion elements, is considered an accessory protein, since TnpC, encoded by a neighboring gene, is a DDE family transposase.), which yields MFALNETNVYRVCCSPVDMRQGMLRLCQFVRGNDFNPSDGCVYVFYNRSRNRIKLLHWERCGFVVYHKQIAQGCLSGKIMQQTKGFYEFRWDELVLYIEGINPHCYRRKRYNKP from the coding sequence ATGTTTGCACTGAATGAAACAAATGTTTATCGGGTTTGTTGTTCTCCTGTGGATATGCGCCAGGGAATGCTTCGATTATGTCAATTCGTCCGTGGTAACGATTTTAATCCATCTGATGGTTGTGTCTATGTGTTTTATAATCGTTCTCGCAATCGTATCAAGCTGCTTCATTGGGAACGATGTGGTTTTGTCGTATACCACAAGCAGATAGCACAGGGTTGTTTAAGTGGTAAAATCATGCAGCAAACCAAGGGATTTTATGAATTTCGATGGGATGAATTGGTCCTTTATATAGAAGGTATAAATCCTCATTGTTATCGAAGAAAACGTTACAATAAACCTTAG
- the tnpC gene encoding IS66 family transposase, which yields MNTSNNKTASNYHFLTREDVINLLEQKDMELKSKDVELKSKNVELKQKDAELKQKDEELKQKDAELARKSQRILELERMVFGRRSEKRLPESPNGWAGSFFDKDWAKEGKQLSGEIPTIIKEVEKQAKQRREASCNARSTRKGKPYASYVPNDIERVVTEIYPDGYDENRMVIIGHDKTEHLCLRPSSFYVKVEDRIVCRLKDAKPTDAKIDILEAPLQKQAVDCFADASLLAEIITGKFVYHLPEYRQSTRWKEYGINIPTSTINSWVHSTANALYPLYKLQAKLILQSPYLQVDETSVQVADRKGKTRKGYLWGVRDALHCRGVFFHWKEGSRSGAVPDELFKGYHGAIQSDGYEAYSRFENVQGIELLGCMAHVRRKFEHLSTNDKNAAHIVKMIAVLYELEANLKHSNASYEEIQAERKSKAYPILRTLEAYMKEVHKEYLPGEAMEKALRYAFSVWIRISRYVQDGRFNIDNNLMEQAIRPITLGRKNYLFCGNNEGAENNAIFYTFMACCREAKIEPNVWLRQVLAKPLLDMEDEELIKLLPINYK from the coding sequence ATGAATACATCCAACAATAAGACTGCGTCTAACTATCATTTTTTAACTCGAGAAGATGTTATAAATCTTCTTGAGCAGAAAGACATGGAGCTTAAAAGTAAGGATGTAGAACTTAAGAGCAAGAATGTAGAACTTAAGCAGAAGGATGCAGAACTTAAGCAAAAGGACGAAGAGCTTAAGCAAAAGGATGCAGAGTTAGCAAGAAAATCTCAACGTATTCTTGAACTTGAGCGTATGGTATTCGGTAGACGTAGCGAAAAGCGTTTACCTGAGAGTCCCAACGGCTGGGCAGGTTCGTTCTTTGATAAAGATTGGGCAAAAGAAGGTAAACAACTTTCGGGGGAAATACCAACTATCATTAAGGAAGTAGAGAAGCAAGCTAAGCAGCGCAGGGAAGCAAGCTGTAACGCTCGTTCTACGAGAAAAGGCAAGCCATATGCCTCTTATGTTCCTAATGATATAGAGCGTGTGGTTACTGAGATTTATCCAGATGGGTATGATGAAAACCGTATGGTTATCATCGGTCACGATAAGACAGAACACTTGTGCTTACGTCCCTCAAGCTTTTATGTTAAGGTTGAAGACCGCATCGTCTGCCGTTTGAAAGACGCAAAACCCACGGATGCAAAGATTGACATACTGGAAGCTCCTTTACAGAAGCAAGCTGTGGATTGTTTTGCCGATGCCTCTCTGCTGGCTGAGATTATCACAGGAAAGTTTGTCTATCATTTGCCAGAGTATAGACAAAGCACCAGATGGAAAGAGTATGGCATCAACATCCCAACCTCTACCATAAACAGCTGGGTTCACAGCACAGCTAACGCTTTATATCCTCTATATAAACTCCAAGCAAAGTTGATTTTACAGAGTCCCTACTTGCAAGTTGATGAGACAAGCGTACAAGTTGCCGACCGTAAGGGTAAGACTCGCAAGGGTTATCTGTGGGGAGTAAGAGATGCGCTGCACTGCCGAGGGGTCTTCTTTCATTGGAAGGAAGGTTCACGATCTGGAGCCGTACCCGACGAACTCTTCAAAGGCTATCATGGTGCTATACAATCCGATGGGTATGAAGCTTACAGCAGATTTGAAAACGTTCAAGGCATAGAGCTCTTGGGATGTATGGCACATGTCCGGCGAAAGTTCGAGCATTTATCGACAAATGATAAGAATGCCGCCCATATCGTTAAGATGATCGCCGTACTCTACGAGTTAGAAGCAAACTTAAAACACAGTAACGCCAGCTACGAAGAGATTCAGGCTGAAAGAAAATCCAAAGCATATCCTATATTAAGGACTCTTGAAGCATATATGAAGGAGGTACACAAGGAGTATCTCCCTGGCGAAGCTATGGAGAAAGCTCTGCGTTATGCCTTCTCCGTATGGATACGTATCAGCCGATACGTACAAGATGGGCGTTTCAATATAGACAACAATCTTATGGAGCAAGCCATCAGACCCATTACGTTAGGAAGGAAGAACTATCTTTTCTGTGGCAACAACGAAGGAGCTGAAAACAATGCCATCTTCTATACGTTCATGGCATGTTGTAGGGAGGCAAAGATAGAACCTAATGTGTGGTTAAGGCAGGTATTAGCAAAACCCTTGCTGGACATGGAGGATGAGGAATTGATTAAGCTGCTACCCATAAACTATAAATAG
- a CDS encoding RNA polymerase sigma factor: protein MDNLQNEQDFSRIVREHKSTIYTVCYMFSKDEDEVNDLFQEVLINLWKGLQKFRGESDMRTWLYRISLNTCISCDRKKRKRKTIPLSMNINPFTDSDEDSRQVQQLNRRINQLGPFDRAIILLWLENMSYEEIGEIVGISTKNVSVRLFRIKEKLKKNE from the coding sequence ATGGACAACCTACAGAATGAACAAGACTTCTCACGCATCGTGAGAGAACATAAAAGCACCATCTATACCGTTTGCTATATGTTCTCAAAGGATGAAGATGAGGTGAACGACCTCTTTCAAGAGGTGCTGATAAACCTTTGGAAGGGTCTGCAGAAGTTCCGAGGAGAAAGCGATATGCGCACATGGTTATATCGTATCAGCCTCAACACTTGCATCTCTTGTGACCGAAAGAAACGGAAACGGAAAACGATTCCACTCTCAATGAACATTAATCCCTTCACGGATAGCGATGAAGACAGCCGACAGGTACAACAACTCAACCGCCGTATCAACCAGTTAGGTCCTTTCGACCGTGCTATTATCCTCCTTTGGTTGGAGAATATGAGCTATGAAGAGATAGGCGAAATCGTCGGTATCAGTACGAAGAATGTCTCTGTGAGACTATTCAGAATCAAGGAGAAACTTAAAAAAAACGAGTGA
- a CDS encoding reverse transcriptase family protein gives MATRTINGKEYTKADFENRLRYLNDSKELATLLNELKEPLIYSAFRGKQLSFFADTNNIQRRCKTFRLRKKHGGYREITAPKGALRGVLQALNIVLQTYDEPTPWAFGFVCGRSVVDNARPHVGKRYILNLDLKDFFPTITRQQVADCLTAEPFGFSSLAAKLVSGLATVRTKNNEEVLAQGFATSPTLSNFICREMDKEIASIATAQGITFTRYADDLTFSSDADILRSQGELVQQVKTIVERYGFRLNEEKTHLQRRGRRQEVTGLMVTEKVNVSRRYVREIRSLLYIWERYGYEDACQAAWKSYRQQHGKTKGHQHCVPLNAVLRGKLNYMKMVRGADDPLYQRFVSRYTSLQQRSKGDIKEVAYKAYMGKYLSNSTEDRMTSADVLPNDNTSSRQLGATSSNPYDPRKKSKRILNFIVMVIILLAIILIKLFLKSLL, from the coding sequence ATGGCTACCAGAACAATAAACGGAAAGGAATATACAAAGGCTGATTTTGAGAATCGGTTGCGTTATTTAAATGATTCGAAAGAACTTGCTACACTGCTGAACGAACTGAAAGAACCATTAATATATTCTGCCTTTCGTGGGAAGCAGCTTAGTTTCTTTGCTGATACTAATAATATTCAACGACGTTGCAAGACATTCCGACTTCGCAAGAAGCACGGTGGCTATCGTGAGATTACTGCTCCGAAAGGAGCTCTGCGTGGTGTCTTACAGGCATTGAATATAGTGCTTCAAACCTATGATGAGCCTACTCCTTGGGCGTTTGGCTTCGTTTGTGGTCGTTCTGTGGTTGATAATGCACGTCCACACGTGGGCAAACGTTATATCCTGAACCTTGATTTAAAGGATTTCTTCCCCACTATTACACGCCAGCAGGTGGCTGACTGTCTGACGGCAGAGCCTTTCGGCTTCTCGTCATTGGCTGCAAAACTCGTCTCAGGACTGGCTACTGTGCGCACAAAGAACAATGAAGAAGTTTTAGCACAGGGCTTTGCAACATCGCCAACACTATCGAACTTTATTTGTCGGGAGATGGATAAGGAGATAGCGAGTATAGCTACTGCACAGGGAATTACCTTTACCCGCTATGCTGATGACCTCACTTTCAGTTCTGATGCAGACATACTTCGTTCACAGGGAGAGCTTGTACAACAGGTAAAGACTATCGTTGAGCGTTATGGTTTCCGACTGAATGAAGAGAAAACCCACTTGCAACGTCGTGGAAGACGGCAGGAGGTAACGGGCTTGATGGTAACGGAGAAAGTGAATGTAAGCCGCCGTTATGTGCGTGAAATCCGTTCCTTGCTGTATATCTGGGAGCGTTACGGTTATGAAGATGCCTGTCAGGCAGCGTGGAAGAGCTACAGGCAGCAGCATGGAAAGACAAAGGGACATCAGCATTGCGTACCTCTTAATGCTGTTCTGAGGGGTAAACTGAACTACATGAAGATGGTGCGTGGAGCCGATGATCCACTCTATCAGCGTTTTGTTAGTCGTTATACTTCTTTGCAACAACGAAGTAAGGGAGATATAAAAGAGGTGGCATATAAGGCTTATATGGGTAAGTATCTTTCAAATTCAACAGAAGATAGGATGACAAGTGCTGACGTTTTGCCAAATGACAACACATCATCACGTCAGCTTGGAGCTACAAGCAGCAATCCTTATGACCCAAGAAAAAAGAGCAAACGCATTCTTAACTTTATAGTGATGGTGATTATATTGCTTGCTATTATACTCATCAAATTGTTTTTAAAATCACTCCTGTAA
- a CDS encoding aminotransferase class IV, which yields MCQYIETIKVVDGCICNLAYHEERMNHTRKEMLGLTEPLRIADLLQSVSLPIKCSKLRFIYDKEGIHDIICTPYIRKEINFLRLVYDNNISYPYKSTDRSQLNELKKQQGDCDEILIVRDNHLTDTSYTNIALYDGEQWFTPSTPLLCGTMRQRLLNCGLLQEREIMVSDIPNYQYISLFNAMISLGEVILPVDKIK from the coding sequence ATGTGCCAATATATTGAAACCATAAAGGTAGTAGACGGCTGCATCTGCAACCTTGCTTACCACGAAGAGCGAATGAACCACACACGCAAGGAAATGTTAGGACTGACAGAACCGCTGCGTATAGCTGACCTTCTGCAGTCTGTTAGCTTACCGATAAAATGCTCAAAGCTACGTTTTATCTATGATAAAGAGGGCATCCACGACATCATTTGTACTCCTTATATACGTAAGGAAATCAACTTCTTGCGCCTTGTCTACGACAATAACATCAGCTATCCCTATAAGAGCACAGACCGCTCTCAACTTAACGAACTAAAAAAACAGCAAGGTGACTGCGACGAAATACTTATTGTTCGTGACAATCACCTTACAGATACTTCCTATACTAACATTGCACTCTATGATGGAGAACAATGGTTTACGCCCTCTACGCCACTCCTTTGCGGTACGATGCGCCAACGACTGCTCAACTGTGGACTGCTTCAAGAGCGTGAAATCATGGTTTCTGATATTCCTAATTATCAGTATATAAGCCTCTTCAATGCCATGATTTCATTGGGAGAAGTTATACTACCAGTCGATAAGATTAAGTAA